CCAGCGATGTCGTTTTAAATCCGCAAAACCTTTTAACAACTTTTCTTCTTTGAGGTGTCCAGCACAGATTGCCGTATTGGGACGACTCAGACCAGTTTGCTCATTTACGTAGgctgcaaatcgccaaaatggatgccaaaattcaaaatggccgacttcctgttgagttgaggccatggtcgcGGTCGACTTCTTTGTTCGTCTTAGTCGAtgacatcttcccaccaagtttcgggaaattcggtggcactcaattttgcctctgttttcaccttagggggcactgtagagcccttgagcaacacacgggTCCGGGAACTACGCCAGTATCACATTTTCTCCAGACCTGACGTCCATACCAAGTTTCTGGAGTTTTTATGCTCATTAACGCCTCAAAATCCGTGGCTTTCAggtcatttttgaggaggtTAACGTGCTTCAAGACTCTGGAAACTTGGCACAcgcaggtttgtttgtttatagtcACGAGGCTACAGATACAGAAACTGACACCActgacacatttaaagagtaacataatgtatgtatttatttatttataaactttgaatattacatattacatttgATAAGGCAGATTATATGAAGTCCAGAAAGATGACGGTGTTACTGTAAAACATTCCAGCTCTCATCATggcatacatttacattaatgacacaacagtttttgttattttaggcCCACTATGATGCAACATGAAGTATCATAATcataaaaggaagaaagaaaagcttCAAACGAAAGCTTAAATATTGGAAGAATTCTCAGTTCATCACATGTCAGAGAATACAGTTTAAAATACTTGGAACAGAAAATACTCTCATAGCGCAAGAATGTACAATCTGAcacattaaaaaggaaaaagtatcTCATGTGCATAATAACTACAGCGAAAAAGTCTTGCATCCTGTCAGGCTAACTATAGAGCTACCTATAATATGTCTAACAGACACTGGAGGACAGTACTTAATGCAAATATGCTAAGTCACTCAATTGAAGGAAAAATACTACGCCAAACAAATAAGCTATTTTCTGTAGCCTATGTGCAGTTTTTCCACTGCCTAACAGCACCACAACATCCACTATAGTCTAACTACATATTGGTAGTGTGTCAGAGGACATGCCAAGGCAGATCAGCGAGCCGTCACACTCTGTACCATCGTCTCTTAATTATTCAACACGAcgacagtgtgagtgtgagtgtgtgtgtgtgtgtgtcacatccCGGGGAAGGAATTCAAGTTTAAACATCTCTGTGGTTTAAacaaggggaggaggaggaggaggaggaggaggataaggaggaagaggaggagggggaggtccAAAAGTCAAAGCAGGCTATTACTTTACACAGTCCCATAAAGAGTTATCAGTGAGCTAAATACTCATGGAAGAGGAAGCAGAGTTGTGGCCGCGTCACTGACCCAGCAGAGCAGTggcaaatgaaaggaaaaccAACCATGACGTCAcatgacgtgacgtgacgtcaCATGACGCACCACCAGAGCAACTCCAGCCTGCCTTGGCATTGATTCTACGAGTCTCTGGACATCATTGCTCGTCGTTGGTTCTTCAGTAGATATTCAGTGgtggtttttaaatgtggcGACAGCAGAATCAGCAGTATTCACATCGTTTCCATTTCACGCCGTCTCAACAGAGGCGTGTGTCACTGTCATCGTGAGACGACAGGTGATCACTCAGGACGACTCTGTATTGATTTGTCACGACATTTTCCTCGAGAGGAACCGAAACAATGGCAGTCAAACACTCCGCGCAGCAAACCAGACCAACTGCTCTTTGAAACATGGACGACGATGACTCATATATAGCACCACATTACTTTAGAGTAATatgttttttgtctcactgACCTCTGAGGTTAGAACTGAATGTGCATCCATCTTTGTGATGAAGTGTTTACGCACTGTGACCTCACGATGACACTTATTCTTGTCCTGCACTCACTTTCTCTTCTATTTTCCACAGATATTTAACAACTGCATGAGCACAACTTCATTTCCCCCATAGGTGTGAATACAGGTGTCACTTAAAGTCGCCATTTTTACTGAACCAGCACTCAGGAGCCTGACTGGATGATGTTAGGCCCtgagcagccattttaacatgTCACAGTGTGTTTCAGAGAGAGCTCACAGCTTCACCTGTCTTGACTGACATGAAATGAGCAGGAAATCCTTAACATCATCAATAATGCACGTGCTCTCCCTGCTACAACatatcaaaatggctgctgtgccaCGGTTTCTCATTATCTCTGGTTTTCCTGTCATTTGTCTCTGTCACTGTTGTGACTCCAGTGTCACTTGTGTAGATTCTGCTCAGTATTCTGcgtgtttactgtgtttgttttccatctacacgcagcagcagcagcagcagcagagtcggCTGTGGGAGTTCTTTGTGCCTTATTGCTTTTCCAGTGAGTTCCACAGTCTGTTTCCCTGAAGTTAAACTGAGAGTTAACAGTCCAGAGAAACCGTGTCGTGCGGCACCTGTTTGTCCTCCGCCGCTCCGCTGACGTCCGTGACCTCCGCGCTCTGGCACGAGAGCTCCTCCTCGCATCGAACCGGCGGCCGCACGATGACGCACGGCCTCGCGGGCTCCCCGCTCCCGCCGGCGCGCGCGGGGCTGCGACTGTCGCGCTCGTATTCCTCCTGCGCGCGCTGGATCTTCCTGTTCCGAAGCTTCCACTTGTGAATGTGGAACGTTGCCAGGGAGACGAGGACGATCCCCACGAGCACGACCACCAGCACGAGGAGCGCGAGGGTGGAGGAGAGCGGCGGGAGGAGGCTGAGCTGCTCCACGCAGGTGCCGTTGTTGTTGGCCTGGAGAGCCCCGTGACAGCGGTGCAGCGGCACCGGCAGCCGCGAGGCCTCGGAGGTTCTGGCTGTCATCCGGTCCACCTTCCCCGGCCACTCGTGTCACTCTGTCCGCGTCCTTGGtgctcgctctctcgctctctccggGCTCAGCGCGGTGACACCGACCCGCGCATGAGGTTACCTGCAATGAAGGAGCGAGGACacatgaggaggatgatgatgatgacgatgagacccagagaagaagaagactgccTATCAGAAGCATCAGAAACACGCCCACAATCTCAGACCCAGGctactttaataaaaaaacaatcagacaCAATTAACATGGAAAATACGCACCAAGTGGCACAAAATCACAGAAATCCACGGTAACACCCTGAGAATAGCCCTTAATATTCATCATGAAGTGAACTCATCATGAACTGAACAATGGACTCCATCATCTATTGTGCAGGCCTTTTAAGATTTAGCCGAACACAagccatccttccttccttcctttcttccatccttccttccttccttccctccttctaCACTCCAGCCAACGCACGATCGTTCAGGACAAGAATGTGAGCTTTACGCAGAGGATAATAATCTTCCATgtcatgcacacagacacacaaacctgcTCACACCAAGAGAAAACAGCGTGATTCTTACCTGGTGAATGAGAACAGGAGAGCTGCTCTGTGTAAATGGGGGAAAAACAGGATCGTGGTGACGTTATATCATGtaatgtgatgctgctgctgctgatgatgctgctgctgctgctgatgctgagggTCTCCGAGCTTTCAGGACGCTCTGACTGCAGCAATCCACTCTGTCTGCATCCAGGACGGCGCTCTCCTCCCCGCTAAATGCGTTAAGTCTGGTGGAGTGGGAAAGATTCCTCAGTATGCATCAGAGTGGGTTTGGAAAATGCGATTAGAATAGAGCTGTGTgtcctgctgctgatgctgctgctgctgatgctgatgctgctgcctctcctcctcctccggtcATTCGCTGCTCCACTCAGCATCTGaatgaagcagctgcagctgcattaAAGGTCCCGTATATCCCAGCAGTCAGCTGGCAGCTctgggttttatttattctccCTCAGCTCCagtctgaagtttgaaaaccactAATTTAGATCAGTGCTGAAGTGAGCTGAGCTCCTCCCTGACTGCAGGCAGTGTGACATGCTCTCCAAAAATAGAAGTGTGGGTGAAGGAGAACAGAGTGAGGAGATGTTCTTACAAGAACAGACCTTGACCTACTGAGGCTcatctgcactttttttttccagttttgcaCGTGAGAAGATGTTTTTGTGACCTCaaagcagattttctttttcgaAGTCGTCAGTCTGTCGTTAGGACTGAGCTTTCTTCTCATCAGGCATTAACTACAGAGCACATTTTCACCTTGTCAGCCACCCGTGCCTCTACCCCCCTCCTTTCTTAGCTTTCTTATTTCTGCTGGCACTGGGTTGCCATGCTCCCTTCCTTCAATTCCCCCTTCTCAGCACCCTCTTACTGCCGGAACTGGGCTGCCAGTTTCCCGTCCTTCTCCCCCTACAGTACCCTTCCACGGCATTAAGTCATCAGTCATCCTAGACTGACTGATAACGATGAGGACATGGCTCCAGCCTTCAGTGTCTGCCTCCGTAGAGACATTCTCTGCTCGTGGGCAAGGGTTTTTGACGACTTCCTGTCTCTGACCCAGTGTTTCCCAGCCCTGGTCCTCAGGCACCCCTGCCCTGCCCCAACAATCAGGTGTGTCGGAGCAGAGCAACATCTAAAACCTGCAGGACAAgtgtccctgaggaccaggatggAGAAACAGAGTTAGCCCTCTGTTTGTAAGGTGTGGCCTGCTTCCACTATCACGTCCAGTTCGCTTCAAAGACTGCAGTTCGCCTCCAACAGTTCAATGAAGACACCTGCTGGGGTGCATTGACCAAGAACTGTGCCGCGACACGTTCGCAGCCTGTTCTGCTCTCACCTGCCAAGCTCACGGGTCATCAGCTCACCCAGTTTCTGCCTAAACCCCATAGTTGGAGCCGACCTACATTTACACAGCCTTCTTTAACCACCCCCCTTTGCCGCGAGCCGTCCCCGAGGCCTCAGGCTTCGCTGAATCAATGTCGATACCACAAGACATGAATACGATGGTCAGACCAGTGCTGCAGCTTGGAGTTCCATCCATCTGCAAAACATGTGTGGCAGTGTAAATACCTCCATGTGGTGGTCACTCTTGGCCCACTTGACCTCATAATCCATCCATATAAAATGCAACAACTGCAAAGCCTCAGCTCTGGGGTTTCTTCTACTATCACCCCATCCCCATCATGCATCCTCGTCAGTCTTAAAATCCGATATTCATCGCCCTTCAAGTGCAGCCTGACATTGATCATTGATCATGATAATGTCATTCCTGATCAtgatttttcctccattttttctttcagatGTGCAGAGACTTGGCTTCTCATGCAGAGCCGATCCAGACCATACTTGCTCCATCCTCTGCCTCAGTATTCAACAACTTTGCCACAGGTACAACCTTCACTTCCCTGCCTTTGTCACGCTGTGTTTCCCACTCCCACCTCGTTTTGGGTTTTAAAATATCGCCATTAGAGTATTACACCTGACTGGCATAAATGTTCTTTGTTAAGCTCCTAGGACCAAACTGTCCTTACTCATTAGTGGCCTCCAGCATCAGCTGATCCACTGTTTTTACACCTACTTCCTCATTATGgtgaatggtctgtatttatatcgcacttttctagtcttgatgacacgttcacacccattcacaaagcacacacatctttcacacgctgccggcacagctttcaggagcaacatggggttaaatgtcttgcccaaAAACCAAGGACACGTTGGCATATAGACTTGCAGAGCTCGctattgaacccacaacctttacCACCGTTGCCCTGTCATCTGGCATGTACTCCCGAATCAAAATTCACCGCCATCCAACCATGTCTGACCTCCAGTGTTCCACAGAAGAATATAAAAATGTGgtaaacactgctgtgtgtgcacctgtgatGTCCAGTGGACTTCCAGGTCGGAGTATAGTCACACCATATAAAAAGCAAAGAGGAACATTTAATCAGATAAGggtctctgtgctgttttaCATTCACGCCACAAAACACCTGAGATCCTCGCAGCACTTCCCCGGTTCCCACTTGTGGACACGCACCATCGCGAGCAGAGCTGCATGAAAAATGAATGGCCTTGGAGGAAGCGAGGGTCCCTGGGTGATAAACTCACTGTAGGTGAGTGCACACTGAAAGATTTATACAACTATTCATGCACAGTTTAAAGCATGGCATATGTTTGAGGGCCGTTAAATGGCGAGCGATTATAGCACTTAATTTATTATTCATACAAATCCTCACAGACGAGCAGGTCATACTGCCCAACATTAGACTGGGGAGGGAACGCCACCCACAGAGAAGCCACTGTTATTCATCTACATAATCCCAGAATAAATGAAACCACTTTTATGTAAAATCCTGAACCCAGAGCCCTTCTGGAGTCCAGGGGCTTAataaaaacaggccaaagaaAACAATTATCAATCTTCCGGTGAGTTTTGCTTTGCGAGGGATCACATGGGGTGGAAATACACAGAGTACataaattaaatcataaaaCATGTAATCAAGTCACATTGAAAGTTAAAAGTATTTACATTTGTTGTCTCCTGTGCGTCTTTGCGAACCCCATGTGGTGAACTGAACCACAGAATATAGGATTTATGCTTTAATTtcatgatcatttaaaaaaataaaataaaataaaacatgtaataaaaaagctgtttaaaagaaagagaagtCTCAGCTATTGTTCAATTTCACACCTCATCACACCGGACCTTACCTGCCAGCACCTAACAGCAGTGCGGTTGTCAGTGATTTTTCGATGTTTGCTGGGAACAAGGTCAATGAAAACACCAACCATGACTGTAAGGTTGTGGACCATAAAACTACGACAAACAGCTGAAAACTCTGTGAACAGCTGAGGACAAGTGTGGAGTAATAATCCAACAATCGTGTGTGGGTTTGCTGCACTCTGATTGATTGTTAACTTTAAAGCTGCATGTagtgtgtgatcatgtgattttgttgttgatgatgttattattttgcctctgtttattctttatgaacagaaataatgtaacattatataCAAGTGGCaagcaagtctcaagtcttaaccttcaagtctcaagtcttaaccttttagtctcaagtcttaaccttcaagtctcatgTCTTAACCTTCTTGTACGCAAGGCCGCAAAAGCACACACCCAATGTTTTCCGTGTTTCAAAACGTGACTCGAGTCCCGTTTGACAATGGTCTGGAGAAGAAACAAAGTAAAGTCTTACAGTTCAGATGATAAGCAGCTTCATTATGAACTCAAAGTATGAGTGAAAGTTaatttccctctctctcaatCACTCTGTACATTATCTCTGCTCATTATTGAGCCAGCATGACTGCAGCCTGTGTTAAACAGAATTATTAACTGTAACAAAAAAGGTTTATGGGCCTAAATGCTAAACATAGTGCCTCCCctcagtttctgtgtgtgtgtgtgtgtgtgtgtgtgtgtgtgtcctcatatGAAGGACCTGATATCTTTAAAGCTGCAGGCCATTACCAGGCAGGAGCAAACCCTCTTGATATTCcctccacgcacacacaccactgcgTTCACTGTTTAAGTCTCTGTCAGCAGAATTTataacaaatgacacaaaagctGCTTTCCCATGCATGCACTCgagcatgcacacgcacacacacagtcacacacacatacgtgcaCTCACAAACAGACAATGACCAACTCTCCTTTTGTGCATGGAAGAAATTGCTTTAGGGGAGAACGAATGaggcacacagagaggaaatgtcTTCCATAaattgacttttctttttttgcttaatGATTTTTCTGTCCCCGAGCATCGGTGAGTAAGAAAGTGTATGCATATATTATTAGGATACTTTGCATTTATGCATTGTAAATGAAGACGTACAGGACACCCTCCTGATATGAACCTCGTTTAAAGGAATGTCATCACTTGAAAGAAAAGGAATTCTGActagtttttctattttttacaacattatcataattattttgGGTTTGTTGGACAGCAGTGTGCTTTTAGAAGGACTCCAAGTAATGAGAGTGAGGATTCTAACCAGCCACAGAGGTTCTCACATCCAAggtaaatgatttttttattacactggTGCCAAGAGATCGCTTCACATTAAGAAGTCCTTTCAACCACCGATAACATATATGGGAACCATTTTAAACTAGATTAAAATGTAAAGCAGTGTCTTAAATTGCCATTGTTTAAATGACTGTGTCTAATACCTCGTGGTGCCAAAGTGGAAGCAGTTTAGAGTTCCTTGGACCTAAAGTTATAGAGTCCACACTCCATGCCAGTTGGAACAGTTCTTGTCTACATCACACCTTCCGAGTCCTCTGCAGatgtgtccaaaaaaaataaattcttgTCTGTGACAAAAGCGGTCGAATCATAAACGGGATGCAAAGGCAGAACAGGTAAGATAACACTCACTTAGCccttttgtttcacatttgcaCCACATTTGCACCACAGGTGTGTATGACAGATAACAGCTAATCCCTCAGGGCTAATGACGAGCGTGTTCAGAGCTACACAACAATGGGATTCAATTTTGTGCGGTTATTTATgcactgctgtgaaaaatgtaaCCAAAATGTGAATCCGTACAATCTGTCAGTATGACTATATCATAATAAGCAGCCTTGGATGCAGAGATGGGAGTGACTTAACCTTTAAGTCTCAAGTTTTAACCTTCACGTCACAAATCTCAAgtcttttgttttatatttgcaccaaagtccaggtGTGTATCACAATTACATTGTTCCATGACAACATTTCCATACGTATCCATCGCTCACTGGCTGTGTATTGATCGTGGCCTCAGCTGGTGGATGGCTCATCATCCGCACTTCACCTTCTCCCACCCCAAGGCACCTATGAGCATGAGTCCTGGTTCCATTTACACATGAGCTCATATGAATAAAACCCACACCTTGTTCACAAGTGATCACACCCACAGTCGAGGAACAATGCTGTTCCTAAGCAACTGCTCCTCTCCCTGTGTGGGGTTTGCATGTTGGCCGTGTGTCTGTGTAGGATTCCTCCAGGCAATccactttcctcccacaatcTTTCGTCATGCGGCTG
This genomic stretch from Solea senegalensis isolate Sse05_10M linkage group LG13, IFAPA_SoseM_1, whole genome shotgun sequence harbors:
- the LOC122779189 gene encoding uncharacterized protein C11orf87 homolog, which codes for MTARTSEASRLPVPLHRCHGALQANNNGTCVEQLSLLPPLSSTLALLVLVVVLVGIVLVSLATFHIHKWKLRNRKIQRAQEEYERDSRSPARAGGSGEPARPCVIVRPPVRCEEELSCQSAEVTDVSGAAEDKQVPHDTVSLDC